Genomic DNA from Peribacillus simplex:
GAATATTTATAAATCTTGTTCACTGTCGCTTGCAATGACGAGAGATTAAATAACAAAGGCGGCTGAAATTCTTTCCTTTCTGTATCCATTTCAGCTATTTCAGCTTCCTTATCCTTGCAAAAAGCGGCAATTTTATCAGCCATTTCTTTTGTCTTGATTCTCGGATCATTGTTCTGCTGCCATTTTCCCTTATATTTCTTTCCATCCATATTGAAGTCAGCGAACACTTCCCAGAACGGTTCAGACTTGAATTGCTCAATTTCCATTTCCCGCTTCACAATCAAGGCGAGTGTCGGTGTCTGAACCCTTCCAGCTGAAAACACATCCGAAACGCCCCTTTGTTTCAATAAAATACTATACGCTCTCGACGCATTCATTCCCACAACCCAGTCCGCACAAGCTCTCGTATATGCTTCATAATAGAGCGGCCTGGTTTTTTCCTCGCTCTTCAGATTTTGGAATCCCTCATAAATCGCTTTTGGGGTCAAAGAGGAAATCCATAATCGTTTCATCGGTTTATTGACATTACATAGATTAACGATGTTGCGTACAATCAATTCTCCTTCACGCCCGGCATCACCTGCATGAATGATTTCATCGACTTCCTGTTTCCCGAGCAAAGTCTTCACAACATTGAATTGCTTTGCCTTTTGTCGGGTCACTTCATATTGAAATTTCTCAGGAATCATCGGCAACGTTTCCATCGACCATTTTTTCCATTTTGAATGATAGGTTTCCGGCGAAACGAGTTGACATAAATGCCCGACGGCCCAAGTTACATAGGCTCCATCGGGAAAAAGTTCATTCGGCATGATTTCTATATAGCCTTGCTGTTTCTTCGTTTTAAATTGAGCCGCAAGCGTTGAACCTTGATCTGGTTTCTCCGCAATGATTAGCTTCATGTTCATCTTCACCTAATCCGTTAAAAAATATCTTCCCCTATCATTATACCTTAATTATCACAATCGGCTAGATATGACTTCGTTTTTACTGAACTGCTAGTAGAAAGCATTAAATGATTACTTTACTGCTGCGAAGATTGGGAATTTCAGGCTGATGATAAAAGACGTCGAATAGGCAGTTTAATTTGCAAAAAAACAAGCTTCATTAATTGATGGCCAAAATAGTTTTAGGAGGAATCGAACTATACACAAAAACAACAAATACAATGTTAAATGTGCCTTTTCTTGCCTTCCATTGGTTAGATGAAGATGAGGAAATAAAATTTTTTGATATTATTAATACAAAAGCTAAAGGTATAGGTACTTCTTTAAGTAGATTTTTAAAAAGAGAAAGTGATAATCTTAGTTGGATTGCAACACAGTTAATTATTGACCCTAACAGTCCCTTTTATAATAAAGGAACGTTAATTGGCAAAAGAACTAGAGAAAGGCATATCACTTTACAAAATGCATATAATTTTCTTTTATTATTAATTAAAAATACAAAGATAGCCGAGTTACCTAAGGAAAAAATACTTAATATAACCCTTACATATTTTAATTGTTTTAAAGAATTGTTACCTGTTGAATGGAGTGATTATAAGCAATATCGATTAACTCATATAGTCTGTTTAAATGCTTTAGCTATAGCCGGCAATAAAATTATTCCTTCAAATTATAATTTTGTTTCTAACCAGTTAAACATTAAAGAAATAAATAAAAGAATGAGCAGTATAAAGATATTTGATTGGTCTAGTGAAGGAACATTGAAATATCTAAAAGGTGCTAGTGGTTCTAAACTCTTAGCTGATGACATCATTGCATCTGTAGAAAAATAATTCTTGAATTCCCATTTTCAAATATTAAAATGGCCGAAAAATCAAATTGATTTTCGGCCATTCTTATTCCTTATTCTTTGGAGGGAACTTTCCAGCTCAGTTCATGTATGTATTGTGTTAAAGCATCTGTTAAAAAAAGCATCAACTGTAGCTTTGAAATAAAGATTGATCAAAAGGTCCTCCTGAACCCTCATATTCGTAAATAAATACAATCCATTTTGAAAAGAGATTGATCAAAAAGGGTTCTTTTCTAGTGATTTAGTATACAATTTTTATAAAATAGTTGATTATTTTTATAGTGATCATTATAGAACTAAACCAGCTAATAGGATGTCAATATCTTTCTCTAATATTTTCATTTCCCTTATGATATACTATTTTTGGCCATGCCAAATAGCCCTCCAAAACCCTTTTGGAAGGATTTTTCTCTGTTTCACAAAACCGTTAATTAGGCTAAATCTAGGAACGTTTCTTTTCTGCTTAATATAGCATAAATCCAATGAAGTAACTTATTTATACAGGCAACGATTGACACTTTGGCAGGTTTTCCTTCTGATTTTTTCTTATCATAGAAGGCTTTAAGCTTTTTGTTCCTTGAACTTCTTATGCCGCATAGTACGGCAAGATACAGAGAGTGACGTAGTCTGCTCGAACCCCTTTTGGTAATACGATTAATGGTTGCCGTAAACTTACCCGATGAGTGAACACTTGGATCCACTCCAGCGAAGGCAACCAGTTTTTTCGGATGATTAAACCGATCGATTTCACCAATTTCTGAGATAATCGTGGCTGCGATTTTTTCTCCGATACCGGGAATCGATTGGATGATCTTATATTCTTCCATTTCATTTGCCAGGGCCACTATACGATCTTCCAAATCAGAAAGGTGTCCCTGGTAATGAAAAAGCAACTCAATATACATACGAAGATTGATTACGTGACTTTCATACACGTTTTTTTGAAATGGATTTCGAGATGCGGAATTCATTATTTTTTTTGCTTTTTCCCACGCCCATTCACCCGATCTGCTAGGACAGAACTCTATTACACTCTCTGCTAGTCTACTTTCTCCGGCCGTTAATACCGCCTCTGAAGTAGGATATTCCTTTAACATCAATAAAGAAACCTTCGAATATAGATCCCCAAAAACCTTCCGGTATTCAGGAAACACTTGATCTAAAATGGTGTGAAACTGAAGTTTAGCCTCCACATACATATTCGTTACGATTTCCTGTTGTCTGGACAAATTACGAAGGTCTAAAAGCTGAATTCCTCTAATTTTATGAGGTTCAAAATCCTCCTTGTAATACAGCACACACAACTGGTACGCATCGATAGCGTCTGTTTTTACCTTCCGTAAACTGGACTTCTTTGCCTGATAAGAAATAATCGGATTTAGTAAGATATATAGAATCCCTTGTTCCTCCAAGTATTGAATAACGGGAGAATGGTAATGCCCTGTAGATTCTAAAATGACCATAGGCATCTGCCCTGCCACCTCTTCAACTTCTTTTAGAAAGTCTAAAAATTGATCCAATTCCTCCTTGGTATGCTTCATTGAAAAGCTCTTCCCATACGGTTTAGATTGGTCTAAAAATGCCTGTACTTGGCTCTCTCCTTTTGCCACATCCAGACCAACAACTGGATTCATTGTTTTTTCCTCCTCTACTTACTAACCAGTACCCCTAGTCCTCCATGCAGTGTCATAGCTTCGCTTGTTATACGAGATCTACGTCCCAACCAGCCTCAAACATGTTTCTACAAGTAGGGGGCCGGACAGTTTAGTTCACGGGATCAAGTCCCACGCACCCGTACGTCCTACCCTGGCTACTGATATAATAGATTCTATTTAAAAAAGGTCAACCAGTAAAAACTGGCTAACCTTATAATACGAACGCACCCGTTAGTTCATTAAGGGATTTGAATAAACTTGTATAGGGAGTACAATTAATTTTACAAATTAAGGTTATTAAGTATTTTATATTTGAAGTTGTTTATCATTTACATACATGAGAAAAGCTTTT
This window encodes:
- a CDS encoding DGQHR domain-containing protein; translated protein: MAKIVLGGIELYTKTTNTMLNVPFLAFHWLDEDEEIKFFDIINTKAKGIGTSLSRFLKRESDNLSWIATQLIIDPNSPFYNKGTLIGKRTRERHITLQNAYNFLLLLIKNTKIAELPKEKILNITLTYFNCFKELLPVEWSDYKQYRLTHIVCLNALAIAGNKIIPSNYNFVSNQLNIKEINKRMSSIKIFDWSSEGTLKYLKGASGSKLLADDIIASVEK
- a CDS encoding IS110 family transposase, with the translated sequence MNPVVGLDVAKGESQVQAFLDQSKPYGKSFSMKHTKEELDQFLDFLKEVEEVAGQMPMVILESTGHYHSPVIQYLEEQGILYILLNPIISYQAKKSSLRKVKTDAIDAYQLCVLYYKEDFEPHKIRGIQLLDLRNLSRQQEIVTNMYVEAKLQFHTILDQVFPEYRKVFGDLYSKVSLLMLKEYPTSEAVLTAGESRLAESVIEFCPSRSGEWAWEKAKKIMNSASRNPFQKNVYESHVINLRMYIELLFHYQGHLSDLEDRIVALANEMEEYKIIQSIPGIGEKIAATIISEIGEIDRFNHPKKLVAFAGVDPSVHSSGKFTATINRITKRGSSRLRHSLYLAVLCGIRSSRNKKLKAFYDKKKSEGKPAKVSIVACINKLLHWIYAILSRKETFLDLA